Part of the Streptomyces sp. HSG2 genome, CGAGCGAAGGCGTCCGCGAACGCCTCGGGATCGGCGTGGAAGCGGCGGGCGATCGGTTCGTAGATCGGGTCGTAGCGCAGCGAGAGATCAGTGGTGAGCATGGTCGGACGGTGCTTTCGGGCGGGATCGAAGGCGTCCGGGACGATCTCCGGGGCGTCCTTGGCGATCCACTGGTGGGCGCCGGCGGGACTCCGCGTGAGTTCGTACTCGTACTCGAAGAGGTTCTTGAAGAAGCCGTCGCTCCAGCGAGTGGGCGTGGCGCTCCAAGTGACTTCCAGACCGCTGGTGATGGCGTCCTTGCCGGCCCCCGTCCCGTGGGTGCTGCGCCACCCGAGCCCCATCTGCTCCATCGGGGCGGCCTCCGGGTCGGGTCCCACGGCGTCGGCCGGCCCCGCCCCGTGGGTCTTGCCGAACGTGTGGCCGCCGGCGATGAGGGCCACCGTCTCCTCGTCGTCCATGGCCATGCGGCGGAACGTCTCCCGGATGTCGCGGGCAGCGGCCACCGGGTCCGGGTCGCCGTTGGGTCCTTCCGGGTTGACGTAGATCAGGCCCATCTGGACCGCGCCGAGCGGGTTCTCCAGCTCCCGGTCGCCGCTGTAGCGTCGGTCGTCCAGCCAGGCGGTCTCCGGGCCCCAGTAGACGTCCTCTTCGGGCTCCCAGACGTCCTCGCGGCCACCTCCGAAGCCGAACGTGCGAAAGCCCATCCCCTCCAGGGCCACGTTGCCCGTGAGGATCATCAGGTCGGCCCAGGAGATGCTCCTGCCGTACTTCTTCTTGACCGGCCACAGCAGCCGCCGGGCCTTGTCCAGACTCGCGTTGTCCGGCCAGCTGTTGAGCGGTGCGAAACGCTGCTGCCCGGACCCCGCTCCGCCGCGACCGTCGCTGACGCGGTAGGTGCCGGCGCTGTGCCAGGCCATCCGGATCATCAGGGGACCATAGGTGCCGAAGTCGGCGGGCCACCAGTCCTGCGAGGTCGTCAGCACCTCTGCGATGTCCCGCTTGACGGCCGCGAGGTCGAGTGCCAGGAACGCCTCGGCGTAGTCGAAGTCCGCGCCCAACGGGTTGGCGACGGCCGGGTTCTTGGCGAGGATCTTCAGATTGAGCCGATCCGGCCACCATTGGTGGTTGCCACCGCCCTGTGTGGGGTGGGGGGCGCGGCCGGGCGCGACCGGGCATGGCCCGTTCGCACCGTCGTCCTTGGCATCGGTGACGATGGCGTCGTGGTTCTCTGACATGGTGTTCCGTTCCTTCCGGGGTGGTACCGGGACGCCACGCTGGGCGACACCGGC contains:
- the katG gene encoding catalase/peroxidase HPI yields the protein MSENHDAIVTDAKDDGANGPCPVAPGRAPHPTQGGGNHQWWPDRLNLKILAKNPAVANPLGADFDYAEAFLALDLAAVKRDIAEVLTTSQDWWPADFGTYGPLMIRMAWHSAGTYRVSDGRGGAGSGQQRFAPLNSWPDNASLDKARRLLWPVKKKYGRSISWADLMILTGNVALEGMGFRTFGFGGGREDVWEPEEDVYWGPETAWLDDRRYSGDRELENPLGAVQMGLIYVNPEGPNGDPDPVAAARDIRETFRRMAMDDEETVALIAGGHTFGKTHGAGPADAVGPDPEAAPMEQMGLGWRSTHGTGAGKDAITSGLEVTWSATPTRWSDGFFKNLFEYEYELTRSPAGAHQWIAKDAPEIVPDAFDPARKHRPTMLTTDLSLRYDPIYEPIARRFHADPEAFADAFARAWYKLTHRDMGPKSLYLGPEVPEETLLWQDPLPEPEGRPMDAATIAALKTRILDSGLTVAQLVGVAWASASTFRGSDKRGGANGARIRLEPQRGWEANDPEELANVLRTLENLRDEADTGPGRISLADLLVLAGCAAVEKAARDGGVEVEVPFTPGRVDAAQDQTDVESFAALEPTSDGFRNYLGKGNRLPAEYLLLDRANLLTLSAPETTVLVGGLRVLGVNHRGSRHGVLTTTPGRLTNDFFVNLLDLGTTWKATSEDRTTFEGRDDATGEVRWTATRADLVFGSNSELRAIAEVYAGDDAREKFVRDFVAAWAKVMDLDRFDIS